GCGGGAAAGAAGGCTATCGCAGTGTACGAAAGCGATGAAAAGCCCGAAGAATTTTACAGCCCAAGACAGTATGCGCTTCCTCAGGAGCATAAGCACTTACCTGAAATGATGAAGATAAGCGGACTTGATTACAAGCCTGTATTTAATCCTCTGATATGCGATTATTTCAGCGGTATGGTCGTAACTGTTCCGGTACTTACAAGACTTCTGCCGAAGAAATATACGCTTGCCGATATTCATAAGGCTTTCACTGAGCATTATGCAGACGCAAATCTTGTAAAGGTGATGCCTGTTATGGGCGAGGGTGTGCTTGAAAACGGTTTTCTTGCCGCAAACACATTATCGGGTAAGAACAATATGGAGATATTCGTTTGCGGAAACGATGACCGTATAGTGCTTTGCTCAAGACTTGATAACTTAGGCAAGGGCGCAAGCGGTGCGGCTGTTCAGTGCCTTAACATAATGATGGGCATTGACGAAA
This window of the [Eubacterium] siraeum genome carries:
- the argC gene encoding N-acetyl-gamma-glutamyl-phosphate reductase; its protein translation is MSVKVYIDGQEGTTGLKILERFKDRNDIEIMKIDEDKRKDNDERKKFICSSDFTFLCLPDAAAREAVELAKGSNVRIIDASTAHRTNPDWAYGFPELSKQHREKIAASSRVAVPGCYASGFISLVYPLVKAGIMPSDYPVVAHAVSGYSGAGKKAIAVYESDEKPEEFYSPRQYALPQEHKHLPEMMKISGLDYKPVFNPLICDYFSGMVVTVPVLTRLLPKKYTLADIHKAFTEHYADANLVKVMPVMGEGVLENGFLAANTLSGKNNMEIFVCGNDDRIVLCSRLDNLGKGASGAAVQCLNIMMGIDETTGLV